A genomic segment from Pararge aegeria chromosome 15, ilParAegt1.1, whole genome shotgun sequence encodes:
- the LOC120629870 gene encoding armadillo-like helical domain-containing protein 3 translates to MFLPEKAMATRKRSGSGSKRHLKEKVVQIYESFFRGEDLKSDNLTFWDEFFLLKPKIPQLEAEIHKLTVEQLNNLKDNINILVVQCIDMLGQEHHIRLVYALQTFSAILTTMYQRAGQDPSLNIKLILLGTDNANMKMQKLLEHCSTVLSGDVPDSLKSMVIKLLLIIATGIDVIDENPLVEYLMLHSLFEPLIQLLCTSTERQQHGYDVVLLLMFLVNYKKQESANPYLVKLSILDDELALNGYGQVITAALNDFVMSTFGGMQASGGGWLSSLTSMVGGIFLTSDETQPVVRGQRNIGGEEGMLLALYEAAHLNRNFMTTLAHSSSAATSSAPPSPPATLPPHQNPPNLAQIQALDNEQPTNLLVTFFQYCSIVMADTRTETSINKCSLCFITLTCIVEEQFANSIMHDQNLTFKVQLYRLPMRHRKIVPEEPPSQPLASTLIDLLVEFIMCHLLKKFPGELYELCVGVLLRLLSYQKRCRVRLSRDWRPLWAALIALLKFLVTNESTLLRRHNIFTMAQQVVNIFNLFITFGDTFLPTPASYDQLYYELIRMHQVFDNLFYMALRYSTGDGEFKAEALRLANCLVNVRAIIQHFSPKIEVWLASQNLSTPTEDQILEVVRKNYDSLILKLQEGLEAYERYTERTHRPLLSKLVRAASGAARLRSDAAALRDHSAALLNHYTTIA, encoded by the exons aTGTTCCTACCTGAAAAAGCTATGGCTACAAGAAAGAGAAGTGGTTCTGGTTCTAAAAGACATTTAAAAGAGAAGGTTGTACAGATATACGAGTCATTTTTCCGTGGTGAAGATTTAAAAAGTGACAATCTTACATTTTGGGATGAGTTCTTCCTCCTCAAGCCTAAAATTCCACAACTGGAAGCAGAGATACACAAACTAACGGTGGAACAACTAAATAACTTGAAagataatatcaatatattGGTTGTACAATGCATTGATATGTTAGGACAAGAACACCACATAAG GTTGGTATATGCTCTTCAAACATTCAGTGCAATTTTAACTACAATGTACCAAAGAGCTGGGCAGGACCCAAGTCTCAATATAAAGTTGATATTATTAGGCACAGATAATGCTAATATGAAAATGCAAAAACTGCTAGAGCACTGCAGTACTGTACTATCAG gtgaTGTCCCGGACAGTTTGAAATCAATGGTTATAAAGTTGCTTTTAATAATTGCAACTGGTATTGATGTAATTGATGAAAACCCACTGGTTGAATATTTAATGCTGCATTCACTGTTTGAGCCGCTGATACAGTTACTGTGCACTTCTACTGAAAGACAACAACATG GTTATGATGTGGTTTTACTCCTGATGTTCTtggttaattataaaaaacaagagTCTGCTAATCCTTATCTAGTAAAATTGTCAATACTTGATGATGAGCTGGCATTAAATGG ATACGGTCAAGTCATAACAGCAGCTCTGAATGACTTTGTGATGTCAACGTTCGGTGGTATGCAGGCGAGTGGTGGAGGCTGGCTCTCTTCTCTCACAAGCATGGTGGGGGGAATATTTCTGACCAGCGACGAGACACAGCCAGTTGTCAGAGGACAAAGAAATAT CGGCGGTGAAGAGGGCATGTTGCTAGCGTTATACGAGGCGGCTCACTTGAACCGCAATTTTATGACAACACTAGCGCACTCTTCCTCTGCAGCCACTTCCTCCGCACCGCCGTCACCTCCTGCAACCTTACCTCCACATCAG aaCCCACCGAACTTAGCTCAGATCCAAGCTCTGGATAACGAGCAGCCAACAAATTTATTAGTCACATTCTTTCAATATTG CTCAATAGTAATGGCGGACACGCGAACGGAAACCAGCATCAACAAATGcagtttatgttttattaccCTCACATGTATCGTAGAAGAGCAGTTCGCAAACTCCATAATGCACGACCAAAATCTTACTTTCAAG GTCCAATTGTATAGACTTCCGATGCGCCATCGAAAAATAGTTCCCGAAGAACCACCTTCACAGCCCCTAGCTTCAACTCTAATAG ATCTTCTAGTCGAGTTTATTATGTGCCATCTACTGAAGAAGTTCCCCGGCGAGTTGTACGAACTATGCGTGGGCGTGCTTCTGCGACTGTTGAGCTACCAGAAGCGTTGTCGCGTGCGACTGTCGCGCGACTGGCGCCCGCTGTGGGCCGCGCTCATTGCTCTACTAAAGTTTCTAGTCACAAACGAGAGCACATTACTGAGGAGACACAATATATTTACCATGGCGCAACAG GTTGTAAATATCTTCAATCTATTCATCACGTTCGGTGATACGTTCCTACCAACGCCGGCGTCCTACGACCAATTGTATTACGAACTGATAAGAATGCATCAAGTTTTCGATAATCTTTTTTACATGG cgttACGTTACTCCACGGGCGACGGGGAGTTCAAGGCAGAAGCGTTGCGTCTTGCCAACTGCCTCGTCAATGTTCGTGCTATCATACAACACTTCTCACCGAAGATTGAAGTATGGCTCGCCTCGCAAAACTTATCTACACCCACTGAGGATCAG ATACTGGAAGTGGTGCGCAAGAACTACGACAGCTTAATCCTCAAACTCCAAGAAGGTTTAGAAGCGTACGAACGCTACACGGAGCGAACGCATCGACCGCTGCTGTCGAAATTGGTCCGCGCGGCTTCCGGTGCCGCTCGGTTGCGATCGGACGCAGCCGCATTGCGGGACCACTCCGCTGCGTTACTCAACCATTACACTACTATAGCGTAA